A region of Reichenbachiella carrageenanivorans DNA encodes the following proteins:
- a CDS encoding FG-GAP-like repeat-containing protein translates to MNMKVYLKFLLVVCLIGACTPKEDHIPPQFELLKPELTGLSFTNTIVESDSLNYFTYPYLYMGGGVAIADFDNDGLQDLFFTGNMVENKLYQNQGDLKFKDISKSSGTSGLLTKWYTGVSVADINADGYLDIYLSVSGQGMPRSNELYINNGDLTFTESAEAYGLADAGNSVQSSFFDYDHDGDLDLFVANYPITSFTTSNIDYRHYMNHVSSEKSDHLYRNDGSGNFSDVTEESGLLAFGLSLSAAVVDFNQDGWEDIYVSNDFSTPDYFYINNGDGTFSDRLKDITRQTCFYGMGTDAADYNNDGLIDLFQVDMSAADNRRIKANMASMNPALFWSTVNNGFHYQYMYNSLQANRGIVDDLPIMSNVAWMSGVSSTDWSWAPLFADFDNDGWKDLFVANGTRKEINNRDYFKKIDKRLKKANNAELLKLSDSIPSEPIDNFIFKNIKGQGFEKQNESWGMKYLGFSTGAAYGDLDNDGDLDLVISNIDSESVIFKNNASALGKSNYLRVALQSAFGNTRSIGAEVHIYTNGEHQVSQLQPTRGFQSSTEPILHFGLGSSMSVDSLLVIRADQIINKMYRIEANQSLEIDVSNQGAVTYRATQKSNTLLVDRSDLIKDSARHEENHFNDFDHQVLLPHKMSNFGPALAVGDINGDGLDDFYAGAASGTNGRFYLQQLGGGFESLDFQSEADQIYEDLDAMLFDVDNDQDLDLYIVSGGNEFEKGSASYQDRLFINDQGSFRKANKALPTIEASGSCVRPFDYDQDGDLDLFVGGRLDPRNYPYAGETYLLENKSELGELKFENATSQVAPELSTIGMVTDGLWTDFNKDGLIDLLVVGEWMPITVFINSEGQFSNQTTEYFDQNMLGWWFSVEQGDLDQDGDMDYIFGNLGTNYKYQAKPDETFDLYVSDFDGNQKHDIVLSYHNFGEQYPVRGRQCSSDQIPAIKVAYKDYNSFSTASMDDIFGSENLSNSLHFQVEAFSSIKLINLGEGRYDAQALPFEAQMSPINDWVIQDLNGDGREDVLAVGNLYASEVETPRNDSGLGLVLESTDRGDLRAVSVGRSGLVIPHDSKKVVPIRLKNKQGIIVANNKGPFMIFSSN, encoded by the coding sequence ATGAATATGAAAGTATACTTGAAATTTCTGTTAGTAGTTTGTTTGATCGGAGCATGTACGCCCAAAGAGGATCATATTCCACCGCAATTCGAATTATTGAAACCAGAACTTACAGGGCTTTCCTTTACCAATACTATAGTTGAGTCAGACAGCCTCAATTATTTCACCTACCCCTACCTATATATGGGCGGAGGGGTTGCCATTGCAGATTTCGACAACGACGGTTTACAAGACCTTTTTTTTACTGGAAATATGGTTGAAAACAAACTGTATCAAAATCAAGGCGATTTAAAATTTAAAGATATTTCGAAGTCTTCTGGTACGTCCGGACTTCTAACCAAATGGTACACAGGGGTGTCGGTAGCAGATATCAATGCGGATGGCTATTTGGATATTTACCTCAGTGTGTCAGGTCAGGGTATGCCCCGCTCTAATGAACTCTACATTAATAATGGAGACCTCACCTTTACAGAATCAGCAGAAGCATACGGTTTGGCCGATGCTGGCAATTCCGTGCAAAGCTCCTTCTTCGATTACGATCATGATGGAGATCTAGATTTGTTTGTGGCCAACTATCCCATCACTAGCTTCACTACTTCTAATATCGATTACAGACATTATATGAACCATGTCTCCTCAGAAAAGAGCGATCATCTATATAGAAATGATGGATCAGGAAATTTCTCCGACGTGACTGAAGAATCAGGACTATTAGCTTTTGGGTTGTCGCTCAGCGCAGCCGTAGTTGATTTTAATCAAGACGGTTGGGAGGATATCTACGTATCCAATGATTTCAGTACCCCAGACTATTTCTATATCAATAATGGAGACGGCACCTTCTCTGATCGGCTTAAAGACATCACAAGACAAACGTGCTTTTATGGCATGGGTACAGATGCTGCTGATTACAACAACGATGGTCTGATCGATCTCTTTCAAGTGGATATGTCGGCTGCTGACAATCGTCGTATAAAAGCCAATATGGCGAGCATGAACCCAGCACTGTTTTGGAGCACGGTCAACAATGGGTTTCATTACCAATACATGTACAACAGTCTTCAGGCTAATCGCGGGATCGTAGACGATTTGCCTATCATGAGCAATGTGGCTTGGATGTCTGGAGTCTCTTCCACTGATTGGAGCTGGGCTCCTCTATTTGCTGATTTTGACAATGATGGCTGGAAGGATCTCTTTGTAGCCAATGGTACCCGAAAGGAAATAAACAATAGAGACTACTTCAAAAAAATTGATAAACGTTTGAAAAAAGCCAACAATGCAGAACTATTGAAATTATCAGACAGCATCCCTTCCGAACCCATCGACAATTTCATATTTAAAAATATAAAAGGACAAGGTTTTGAAAAGCAGAACGAGTCTTGGGGAATGAAATACTTAGGTTTCTCTACCGGCGCCGCCTATGGGGACTTAGACAATGATGGAGATCTCGATCTAGTGATTAGCAATATTGATAGCGAATCTGTCATCTTTAAAAATAATGCATCCGCGCTCGGCAAAAGCAATTACCTCAGAGTAGCTCTTCAGTCCGCTTTTGGAAACACTCGAAGTATAGGTGCCGAGGTGCACATCTATACGAATGGAGAGCACCAAGTGAGTCAGTTACAGCCCACACGCGGTTTTCAGTCGTCGACTGAGCCAATTTTACATTTTGGATTAGGGAGTTCCATGAGTGTTGATTCTTTACTTGTTATCAGAGCAGATCAAATCATTAATAAAATGTATAGAATTGAGGCCAACCAATCACTAGAGATCGATGTGAGTAATCAGGGGGCTGTGACATATAGAGCAACGCAAAAGAGCAACACCTTGCTAGTTGATAGATCGGATCTCATTAAGGATTCTGCAAGGCATGAAGAAAACCACTTCAATGACTTTGATCATCAAGTACTACTGCCTCATAAAATGTCCAATTTCGGACCAGCGTTAGCAGTAGGAGATATCAATGGCGATGGGCTCGATGACTTTTATGCTGGAGCGGCGTCTGGGACCAATGGTAGGTTTTACCTTCAGCAGTTAGGAGGTGGTTTTGAGTCTTTGGATTTTCAATCTGAAGCAGACCAGATATATGAAGACTTGGATGCCATGCTCTTCGATGTAGATAATGATCAAGATCTTGATCTATATATAGTAAGTGGAGGAAATGAATTCGAAAAGGGGAGTGCTAGCTACCAAGATCGCTTGTTTATCAATGATCAGGGTAGTTTCAGAAAAGCCAATAAAGCACTACCTACCATAGAAGCTAGTGGTTCTTGTGTACGGCCATTCGATTATGATCAAGATGGCGATTTAGATCTCTTTGTTGGTGGTAGGTTAGACCCGCGCAATTATCCCTATGCAGGCGAAACTTATTTGCTCGAAAATAAATCTGAACTGGGCGAGTTGAAATTTGAAAATGCTACATCTCAGGTGGCACCAGAACTGTCAACTATAGGCATGGTTACAGATGGCTTATGGACAGATTTCAATAAAGATGGCCTCATAGACTTACTCGTAGTAGGTGAGTGGATGCCCATTACGGTATTCATTAATTCAGAAGGACAATTTTCCAATCAAACCACAGAATACTTTGATCAAAATATGTTGGGTTGGTGGTTTAGCGTAGAACAGGGGGATTTAGACCAAGATGGTGATATGGATTATATTTTTGGTAACTTGGGTACAAACTATAAATATCAAGCCAAGCCTGATGAAACCTTTGATCTATATGTCTCCGATTTTGATGGTAATCAAAAACATGATATTGTACTGAGTTACCACAATTTTGGGGAGCAGTATCCAGTACGTGGACGTCAATGTTCGTCTGATCAAATACCAGCCATCAAAGTAGCCTACAAGGATTATAATTCTTTCTCAACAGCAAGTATGGATGATATTTTTGGATCAGAAAACCTTAGCAATTCTTTACACTTTCAGGTAGAGGCGTTTAGTAGCATCAAATTGATCAATTTAGGAGAAGGAAGGTATGATGCTCAAGCTTTGCCATTTGAGGCACAAATGTCACCAATCAATGACTGGGTGATACAAGACTTGAATGGAGATGGTAGAGAGGATGTGTTGGCAGTAGGTAATCTATATGCTTCGGAAGTAGAGACACCCAGAAATGATTCTGGCTTAGGATTAGTATTGGAGTCTACCGATCGAGGAGATTTACGAGCTGTGTCTGTAGGACGTAGCGGTCTAGTTATACCTCACGATTCAAAGAAGGTAGTGCCTATACGCCTCAAAAACAAACAAGGCATTATCGTAGCCAATAACAAAGGCCCCTTCATGATTTTTAGTTCAAATTAA